The genomic window TGATGGTTGATGACTTATTGCTGATAAGCTAATtgaagtgtttgataaaattagcggttcaactgactgataaacgtaaaatgacataaaaggtcattcttaatatataataaaacctcttgtaatttttttttataaaatctatatctaattaatatttaagagacttcaaatttagttatttaaatttattaatttaatatatcttttatatattattaaattaaattttattctttaaaattttgttttaaatttattttccttCCAATTattatactttataaaaaagattaaacataacattttttaggttttataacaaacaaatttatttaacattttttaggtttttataacaaatatagGTACATACAGGTAAGAACAAGCAATTTCCTTATACggagtaaaatatatatataaaaggatTAATCAAAAGTAATGATACAATAATactagtataaaaataaaacagtgATAATATAGGGGTTCTTAGAGTAACGTCTCAAGAATAAAAATAGGGACAaacgtaaaaaaataatacagtaTATAACatacttattttgtttttaattgtaataaattttaaaggataaaaatgtatttaagataaaattataagggtaaaattgaaagaaaaaatgataagctagaagctataagctataagtttagaagctacttgaaatagcttattgaaaataagctataagtcagtaaaataagctataaactctttCTGAAAAGACTGTTACTAAAGAagtcttttaacttataagccataagacataagttataagctagtttttttAGAATAGGAGattttagtaaaattgttcGGTCCTTACCAACCTAAATTGCATCCTATTTAGTTGGTAGGAGGATCACGGGTAAGATTTGTATTCACAAcgattttacaattttttttttgataaaaacaaaGTTTATTCTTTtcacaacaagaaaagaaagaagaagttATGTACAGTACACCTTGCAAGAAGAAAAACTGATTTATAGTTATCCaaaaaatagtgatttgttCAATTCAAGTCGAAGAACAAACAGAACAGAagtgatcatcatcatcagtgTTTCATTTCATCACTCACGATGTCAGCCCTTAAACTGAGCGCAACTGCTTCTATCTACTATGTCCGTtccgccaccaccaccactaaACCCTTATTCATATCATTCTCAAACACTATCTCTTCTTCCAGAAACATTCACCAACAACACTCACGCATCAGGTACATCCCCTCCACAACTAAATTCCCAATTTCTTCTAATCAAACCAAACCCTCCTCTTTCTCCGACAACAACAATTTCGCCGGCTTTTCCGGAAAACCTCTAGTTTCCAACGTTCCATCACCGCCACAGTCACAGCCACAACCGGAACCTTCTAAATTGCTCACTTTGCCCACTATTTTAACTCTTGGCCGTGTCGCCGCCGTGCCGCTTCTTGTTGCCAGTacgtgttgtgttgtgttgctCTTTGCATATTACAATTTCgcattcaattttatttattaattattgtgtATGTATTTAGCTTTCTATATGGATGGTTGGCGAGGAACAACTGCTACTACCACAATTTTCATTGCTGCTTCTTTTACAGATTGGCTTGATGGTTATATTGCTCGCAaggtttttcattttaatttcaaacaccactaactaactaactctgcacttttattttatcacttttttatttttctaaaattttcaatttacaATGCAGATGAAGTTAAAATCTTCATTTGGTGCATTCTTAGATCCTGTAGCTGACAAGGTATTTTCCCTATTCTTTACTTTATTCAATACAATATATGTGATTGTGATGTGACATACATGTTTTCTATTCAATGCAGCTTATGGTTGCCGCGACATTGGTCTTATTATGTACTAGACCTTTGGATGCTGGTGTATTCGGCCAAGCACCCTGGTTACTCCCTATACCTTCCATTGCCATCATTGGTAGAGAGGTAATacataagttataagctattcTTTACTTCACCGGAACCGTGGGAGGGTCCTTCTTCGTGTATCGCCAAATTCATATTGTATTGTTGCTTTTCTTTTGTTCTCTGTCCTTTTTCATATTGTATTCTTTGATGTTTTGTTGGTAATGTGTTTATGTGTAcaaaatacaaatacaaatagATGAACTCTTTCTAGACCAACTTACCAGGACAGTGAAATTGATGTTTGCTGCAACGGTTGAAGAATAAGAATTACTAATGATCTTATTTTTCACATTATTGAATGAACCAGGCCAAAGTAAAGGTGTTAAGTAATAATTAGTTTTCCTTTGGATCTCCAATGGTTGTTTCTCAAGCAGTTGATGCTGATCTACTGTCTTAACCTATAGCGCTCTGTAGGCAAAATCTGTGATAGTTTAATTAGGTCGCACATTTTGTTGCCATCTCATGTATATACCAGTAATTGCATTGTATTTTGCTTTCGCATGTCAATGATGCATATTTAATATACCATCACCCAAAAGCTTAATTATTTGACCGGACATAGATTCATATTTATATGGTAAATAAGTCATACTCTCATGCAATCATGCGTATTCCTCATACTTTGTATGATTTATTGGTTTTACATTAGTTACCAAATCAGAttccttatatttttttcttgtgaCTTGGAAAATAGATAACCATGTCTGCTGTCAGGGAATGGGCGGCTTCCCAGGATAGTAAGCTTTTAGAGGTTTGTTTCATCTCCTGTACAGTTGAATAAACTAGCTGTTATTAGCATAAAGTTCCGAGCTTACTTCATGAAACTTGTTATAATAGGCTGTTGCTGTAAATAACTTGGGGAAGTGGAAAACAGCTACGCAGATGACGGCTCTAGCCATCCTCCTTGCGACCCGGGACTCGAGgtatttgttttctttgtattttgagGATATATGTAGTTATTAATGGATCTGCGacgaaaagaaaaattatgtgaaAACTCATTTGTAAATGAGCTAATAACTTGATCTAAACTTCAAAATTGTGTTTTAAGCACTGTCATTGACTGATAGGATTTTCTGTCTTTTCTAATTAATCTTTTCAGTCATGGAGTAGCTGCCTTTGCAGTGGGGTCTGGTGTTGCTTTGCTTTATACTTCAGCAGGGCTTGCCTTATGGTCATTGGTTGTATATATGAGAAAAATTTGGAAGGTGTTGTTGAGGTAGCATGCCTGATGCTCCATGTATTTGGCatatatatattccattttTTGTGGCTCCGGTTCTCCAATATTTACTGACACACGAAAGGGAGCTGCATTTTTAGTGGCATGTAAATGTATTTATTCTGCGAATTGTCTAACTAGACAGCACCATTTCTTCTATTCCTGAAAATTATCTGCACACATTTTTGCCCTCAGTCACTCTAGGAAATAAAAAGGAAGAAAGAAGGCAACTAGATTTTGGAGTCATTGAAGCTTTGCCACAAGAGAAAATTCAAAACAGGAATTATTGTAGGTCGGACCATAGTTTTCTTTTCAATTACCTTTCTTCCTGTATGTTATTATTCATTATGTATAAGCACACCAGTTAAATTACAATGTATACTTATGGTTAATATCTATTACTGCTTGTGCTCTTGCAACTATGTGCATAGTAAAGCGTAGATCATATGAGTAGATTAGTTTTATTTGAACAAACAATAAAACTTTATAGTATCATGTATACTAGTTAATGTGGATGTCATGAAGTTTAACTTGCTTTTATACTGTTGACTCTAGTTGGACAATcaacttaattaaataattataacacAAACCCTGATCATCTGTGTTTATGTACAAGTTATTTTCTTTAACaattgataaaataaagtcCAAGTGTTTTTGTATAAGCTATACACTGTTTcataagtctttttttttacaaagctTATGAAGATAAGTTAGAAAATCTTGTTCAAAAAAGATaagttagaaaatattttatggaCATAGTTTTTCTCATAAAATTCTTTCAAACAGTCTCATATAAGCTTTATGTTTAggtgataagttcaaataaataTTCAAGACAAACCTTTATTATTCAATGGAGTTTACTATTACAAATGCCCTAACAATTGACTTGGCGACTGCCTCAATACTGACTCGATAATATCAATTTGGGttcaagataataataataataaataatgaacATGTAAGTCGCACGATCATCTTCACATATTCTAATCATTGGTTCACTATGTGGCATTTTCCGGATGAAGTAGTCTATCCGGTGATGGGCGCTCGGAGCATGATTCCTGGATATAGTGCATTTGACACTTATTTTCCGATCAATCTTGTCACTCTTGACTTGTGCTGTGATGGCAAACATTGGATTCATGGATTGGCCTACAAATAAGAATTGATCAGCAATTGAGTAGCATTGTGAATTCAAATAATGCATTTAGTTCAGTAAAGTAACTAAAGTTCAATCTTATGATACCAGGAAGCGCTTCTT from Trifolium pratense cultivar HEN17-A07 linkage group LG1, ARS_RC_1.1, whole genome shotgun sequence includes these protein-coding regions:
- the LOC123908858 gene encoding CDP-diacylglycerol--glycerol-3-phosphate 3-phosphatidyltransferase 2-like, translated to MSALKLSATASIYYVRSATTTTKPLFISFSNTISSSRNIHQQHSRIRYIPSTTKFPISSNQTKPSSFSDNNNFAGFSGKPLVSNVPSPPQSQPQPEPSKLLTLPTILTLGRVAAVPLLVATFYMDGWRGTTATTTIFIAASFTDWLDGYIARKMKLKSSFGAFLDPVADKLMVAATLVLLCTRPLDAGVFGQAPWLLPIPSIAIIGREITMSAVREWAASQDSKLLEAVAVNNLGKWKTATQMTALAILLATRDSSHGVAAFAVGSGVALLYTSAGLALWSLVVYMRKIWKVLLR